In Halictus rubicundus isolate RS-2024b chromosome 5, iyHalRubi1_principal, whole genome shotgun sequence, one genomic interval encodes:
- the Rps30 gene encoding ribosomal protein S30, which translates to MQLHIRGEHTTIVESHENETIGEIKNKIVQLEGAANIDFNLYCSGLLLSNDALVGGLASNTLELTVSLPGGKVHGSLARAGKVKAQTPKVEKQEKSKKKTGRAKRRIQYNRRFVNVVQTYGRRRGPNANPNS; encoded by the exons ATGCAGTTACACATCAGGGGCGAGCACACAACTATTGTTGAGTCGCATGAAAATGAGACTATTGGAGAGATAAAG AATAAAATTGTGCAGTTGGAGGGAGCTGCAAATATAGATTTTAATCTATATTGTTCTGGACTTCTATTATCAAATGATGCTTTAGTTGGGGGACTTGCATCAAATACTTTAGAATTAACAGTTTCTCTTCCTGGTG GTAAAGTGCATGGGTCTCTAGCTCGTGCTGGTAAAGTAAAAGCTCAAACACCGAAG GTTGAAAAACAAGAAAAGAGTAAAAAGAAAACCGGCAGGGCTAAAAGGCGAATTCAATACAACCGAAGATTTGTGAATGTTGTTCAAACTTATGGCCGTCGACGTGGACCAAATGCTAATCCTAACTCGtaa
- the LOC143354177 gene encoding uncharacterized protein LOC143354177, whose amino-acid sequence MLIFDLLKKLFGWVDETPRKRRAVSFSSEKEFISPKKRCCDYENINVDEEPIEINEDSDSDDIQILTKHKHSPIKSSNRLNGTCNNSDKSFRCCSSCFSLPKSEQCYNELNMGYFDSKSKDGPNIGARQQCPTLNKTHRLKEKNQYEELLQNFLPHRIHVICDKYEEKRPIPDVVEIIDLEKADSSNPTSKVQQIPRKKNTFQMHWNTLPNKETKNKEKSNKEIMVTNIEKNENGAVHSICNKAQTPRKHLSTGNSTLYKYTESIATNTLRDQLAAKAVMREDFIPQVEKRYKERIEQCYKVAEELKKMTCVLSKHNRLAREAALEEHLARSMRLCEAVLDEREEHEEALLPTLTEEMIRDVKNALIPRPPDEVLVEGFGLRITRKDIHTLADLNWLNDEVINFYMNLLIARSTNDKYPKAHAMNTFFYPKLISGGHTSLKRWTRKIDIFAQDLIVVPIHLDIHWCMSIIDFRDKSIRYYDSMGGNNLKCLSALRQYLEDESLDKKKQPYDTSNWKLECAKNIPQQMNGSDCGVFSCMFAEYISANKKITFTQQDMPYFRNKMVYEILKSRLL is encoded by the coding sequence ATGTTGATATTTGATTTATTGAAAAAACTTTTTGGCTGGGTAGACGAAACACCGAGGAAACGCAGAGCTGTGTCATTTAGTTCAGAAAAAGAGTTTATAAGTCCAAAGAAACGTTGTTGTGATTATGAAAACATCAATGTGGATGAAGAACCAATTGAAATCAATGAAGATAGTGACAGTGATGAtattcaaattttaacaaaacatAAACACTCTCCCATTAAATCGTCCAATAGATTAAACGGTACATGTAATAATAGCGATAAATCATTCAGATGCTGTTCATCATGTTTTTCATTACCTAAATCTGAACAGTGCTACAATGAATTAAACATGGGCTATTTTGATAGTAAATCTAAAGATGGGCCAAATATTGGAGCTCGCCAACAATGCCCAACTTTAAATAAAACTCATCGtttgaaagaaaaaaatcaGTATGAAGAATTATTGCAAAACTTCCTCCCACACAGGATACATGTTATATGTGATAAATATGAAGAAAAAAGACCAATTCCAGATGTGGTAGAAATAATAGATTTAGAAAAGGCTGATTCTTCGAATCCTACTTCTAAAGTTCAACAAATacctagaaaaaaaaatacgtttcaAATGCATTGGAACACACTACCGAATAAGGAAACCAAAAACAAAGAGAAATCAAACAAAGAAATAATGGTTACTAATATAGAAAAGAATGAAAACGGTGCAGTACATTCCATTTGTAATAAAGCACAGACCCCGCGGAAACATTTGAGCACAGGAAACTCAACCTTATATAAATACACTGAAAGCATAGCTACAAATACATTAAGAGATCAATTAGCTGCTAAAGCTGTGATGCGGGAAGATTTTATACCACAGGTAGAAAAAAGATACAAAGAGCGCATAGAGCAATGTTACAAAGTGGCTgaggaattaaaaaaaatgacatgTGTGTTATCTAAACATAATCGTTTAGCTAGAGAAGCTGCCTTGGAGGAACATTTAGCTCGTTCTATGCGATTATGTGAAGCAGTTCTAGATGAAAGAGAAGAACATGAGGAGGCATTATTACCTACCTTAACTGAAGAGATGATACGAGATGTGAAAAATGCTCTTATTCCACGACCACCAGACGAAGTTCTCGTAGAAGGTTTTGGTCTCAGAATCACAAGAAAAGATATTCATACATTGGCCGATTTAAATTGGTTAAACGATgaagtaattaatttttatatgaatttacTAATAGCCAGAAGTACTAATGACAAATATCCAAAAGCACATGCtatgaatacatttttttatccaaaatTAATCTCAGGTGGACACACATCTCTTAAGCGATGGACAAGAAAAATTGATATATTTGCGCAAGATCTTATAGTTGTTCCTATACATTTAGATATTCATTGGTGTATGTCAATAATTGACTTCAGAGACAAGTCTATACGTTATTATGATAGTATGGGTGGCAATAATCTAAAATGTTTATCAGCATTGCGACAATATTTGGAAGACGAAAGTTTAGACAAGAAAAAGCAACCATACGATACCAGTAACTGGAAGTTAGAGTGTGCCAAAAATATTCCACAACAAATGAATGGAAGCGATTGTGGTGtattttcttgtatgtttgcTGAATACATTTCTGCGAATAAGAAAATTACATTTACGCAACAGGACATGCCATATTTTCGAAATAAGATGGTTTATGAAATTTTGAAGTCCAGgcttttataa
- the Tbcb gene encoding tubulin-binding cofactor B, with product MSVYSVITSDFLNVSITNSNQQNYVERRFQKGITVDEFKGKLELITGASPATMIVEVFDKNDRLVCILNNGQQLLGSYPIDDGMRIHVVDNSTHNEANLNSVEKFEISEEEYAKRADTVKAFLEKNKLGKYNKEKAEKKAEEKKQEEEAEAAEANLCHVGDRCEVFVPNQPKRRATIMYVGKTEFKEGWWIGVKYDEPLGKNDGTVNGKKYFECLPKYGGFIKPTHIKVGDFPEEEFDLDEEL from the exons ATGAGCGTTTACAGCGTTATAACAtcagattttttaaatgtatctATTACTAATTCTAATCAACAAAATTACGTAGAACGAAGATTTCAAAAAGGTATAACAGTTGACGAATTTAAG GGGAAATTGGAGCTTATTACTGGTGCTAGTCCAGCTACAATGATAGTTGAAGTATTTGATAAAAATGATAGATTAGTCTGCATATTAAACAATGGACAACAACTTTTAGGATCATATCCTATTGATGATGGAATGCGAATAcat GTAGTTGATAATTCTACACACAATGAAGCAAATTTAAATAGCGTTGAAAAATTTGAGATATCTGAAGAAGAATACGCTAAAAGAGCAG ATACTGTAAAAGCATTCTTAGAGAAAAATAAGTTAGGAAAATATAACAAGGAAAAAGCAGAAAAGAAAGCagaagaaaagaaacaagaGGAAGAGGCTGAGGCAGCAGAAGCTAACTTGTGTCATGTTGGGGACCGTTGTGAAGTTTTTGTACCAAACCAACCAAAAAGACGAGCTACTATTATGTATGTTG GTAAAACGGAATTTAAGGAAGGTTGGTGGATTGGTGTAAAATATGATGAACCACTTGGTAAAAATGATGGAAC TGTCaatggtaaaaaatatttcgagtgTTTACCAAAATATGGTGGATTCATAAAACCAACGCATATAAAAGTAGGAGATTTTCCAGAAGAAGAATTTGATTTGGATGAAgaactttaa